Proteins from a genomic interval of Croceicoccus naphthovorans:
- a CDS encoding polysaccharide biosynthesis/export family protein, whose protein sequence is MRVGAAIFVAAALGGCQSVPDASMARGPAAYQVLAPQDAQSMGAYRIGPFDRLTISVYDDPSLSYTDLPVDAEGQFEYPLIGTVTAAGLTSGELTRQIKGRLDDAFYNDARVTVFVNSSASQFVTVEGSVTEPGRYQLPNGRATLLEMIAQAKSPTRTAKLDQVMVFRMEDGQRMGAVFNLAEIRRGAADNPALRGGDIVVVGNSAVKGAFRDFLLTAPFFNVFQAF, encoded by the coding sequence ATGCGCGTTGGCGCAGCCATCTTCGTCGCAGCCGCGCTAGGCGGCTGCCAGTCGGTGCCGGACGCATCGATGGCGCGTGGACCCGCCGCCTATCAGGTACTCGCGCCGCAGGACGCACAGTCGATGGGCGCCTATCGCATCGGCCCGTTCGACCGGCTGACGATCTCTGTTTACGACGATCCCTCGCTGTCCTACACCGACCTGCCCGTCGATGCCGAGGGGCAGTTCGAATATCCGTTGATCGGCACGGTTACCGCCGCGGGCCTTACCAGCGGCGAACTGACGCGGCAGATCAAGGGCCGTCTCGATGACGCGTTCTATAACGACGCGCGCGTCACGGTCTTCGTCAACAGCTCTGCCAGCCAGTTCGTGACGGTCGAAGGGTCTGTGACCGAACCGGGCCGCTATCAACTGCCCAACGGCCGCGCGACCCTGCTGGAAATGATCGCGCAGGCGAAAAGCCCGACGCGTACGGCCAAGCTGGACCAGGTGATGGTGTTCCGCATGGAGGATGGCCAGCGCATGGGCGCGGTCTTCAACCTTGCCGAAATCCGGCGCGGCGCGGCGGACAACCCCGCGCTGCGCGGCGGCGATATCGTCGTCGTCGGCAATTCGGCGGTGAAGGGCGCGTTCCGCGACTTCCTGCTGACCGCGCCGTTCTTCAACGTGTTTCAGGCGTTCTGA